The following are from one region of the Leptospira neocaledonica genome:
- a CDS encoding DUF2200 domain-containing protein, with the protein MENSKVFAMSFSKVYPLYIQKVERKGRTKAEVDKIIFWLTGYDAKSFQKQLKNEVNFEDFFDQAPHLNDNVSLIKGVVCGIRVEEIEDKLMQKIRYLDKLIDELAKGKAMEKILRGSNQ; encoded by the coding sequence ATGGAAAATTCAAAAGTCTTTGCTATGTCTTTCTCAAAAGTTTATCCCTTGTATATTCAAAAAGTGGAAAGAAAAGGACGGACAAAAGCAGAAGTTGATAAAATTATTTTTTGGCTCACTGGATATGATGCTAAAAGTTTTCAAAAACAACTGAAGAATGAAGTCAATTTCGAAGATTTTTTTGATCAGGCGCCTCACCTCAATGATAATGTTTCACTGATCAAAGGAGTAGTCTGCGGCATTCGTGTAGAAGAAATCGAAGACAAACTTATGCAGAAAATCCGTTACCTAGATAAGTTAATCGATGAATTGGCAAAAGGAAAGGCTATGGAAAAAATCCTTAGAGGTTCGAATCAGTAG
- a CDS encoding VOC family protein, whose product MTVKRMDNVGIVVEDLDAAIALFSELGLEFEGRMIVEGSWADHVVGLEGMQVDMAMMKTPDGHSRLELSKFIRPKAIQPEPKNAPSNTLGYLRVMFAVTDIKDTVARLEKHGVTLVGKLEQYEDSYLLCYLRSPEGFIIALAEELK is encoded by the coding sequence ATGACAGTGAAACGAATGGACAATGTTGGTATTGTTGTCGAAGATCTTGACGCTGCGATTGCTCTATTCAGCGAGCTTGGCTTAGAATTCGAAGGACGAATGATAGTCGAAGGATCTTGGGCAGACCATGTAGTAGGACTCGAAGGAATGCAAGTCGACATGGCAATGATGAAAACTCCGGACGGACACAGTCGCCTGGAATTATCGAAATTCATCAGGCCGAAGGCTATACAACCGGAACCAAAAAATGCCCCCTCAAACACATTAGGTTATCTTCGTGTAATGTTTGCAGTCACAGATATCAAAGATACTGTTGCTCGACTCGAAAAGCATGGAGTTACACTCGTTGGCAAATTGGAACAGTATGAAGATAGTTATCTTCTATGTTATTTGCGAAGTCCAGAAGGATTCATCATCGCATTGGCGGAAGAACTTAAATAA
- a CDS encoding ArsR/SmtB family transcription factor → MDADNVFKALGDPTRRKLLDLLYEKNGQTLGQLCEHLDMTRQSATQHIGILESANLISTVWRGREKLHFINPVPLHEVYERWVRKFEHQRLSLLHDLKKELEGENNE, encoded by the coding sequence ATGGACGCTGATAATGTTTTTAAGGCGCTGGGAGACCCAACACGCAGAAAGCTGCTCGATCTTCTATATGAGAAGAACGGCCAAACTTTGGGCCAACTCTGTGAACATTTGGACATGACACGACAATCTGCCACGCAACATATCGGGATCCTCGAATCAGCCAATCTGATCAGTACAGTTTGGCGTGGCAGGGAGAAGTTGCATTTTATCAACCCGGTTCCGTTGCATGAGGTTTATGAGCGCTGGGTAAGGAAATTCGAACACCAGAGGCTTAGCCTGTTGCATGACCTGAAGAAGGAACTTGAAGGAGAGAATAATGAGTAA
- a CDS encoding SRPBCC family protein has protein sequence MSKEKTSFVYVTYIRSTPEKVFEAITKPEITKRYWGHENISDWKPGSSWEHVRNNEEHTVNIVGKVVEVVPPTRLVISWASPAQAADPESYSRVTFNVEEYEDMVRLTVTHDELEAGSGMAKGIQQGWPIVLSSLKSLLETGEGIDVFAKPKSASSGSLS, from the coding sequence ATGAGTAAAGAGAAGACGAGCTTTGTTTACGTGACTTATATCCGTTCTACACCGGAAAAAGTGTTTGAGGCAATCACGAAGCCTGAGATTACAAAACGTTATTGGGGTCACGAGAATATCTCTGACTGGAAGCCTGGATCCTCATGGGAACATGTGCGTAATAATGAGGAACATACAGTTAATATTGTTGGTAAAGTAGTAGAAGTGGTTCCTCCGACACGTTTGGTTATCAGCTGGGCAAGTCCTGCACAGGCCGCAGATCCGGAAAGTTACAGCCGTGTGACCTTCAACGTCGAAGAATATGAGGATATGGTTCGACTAACTGTCACTCATGATGAACTTGAGGCAGGTAGTGGAATGGCTAAAGGTATCCAACAAGGTTGGCCAATTGTTCTCTCTAGTTTGAAATCCTTATTAGAAACCGGCGAAGGAATCGACGTCTTTGCTAAGCCGAAGTCGGCTTCAAGTGGGAGTCTTTCATGA
- a CDS encoding GFA family protein, with product MSKSYTGGCACGAIRYTTKHEPIFQNHCQCLDCQKRSGTGHGSYLTFPARAEMIITGEATHWEVAGDSGNMKIHSFCPVCGTPVYLRFVAMPDLIAIHAASLDEPSRFAPHALTYKVRGLAWDLIDPSLKAFEKMPTG from the coding sequence ATGAGTAAGTCCTATACCGGCGGATGTGCATGCGGTGCTATCCGCTATACAACCAAGCACGAGCCTATCTTTCAGAATCATTGCCAATGTCTCGATTGCCAGAAGAGGAGTGGAACGGGGCATGGCTCCTATCTTACCTTTCCTGCAAGAGCTGAGATGATAATTACCGGTGAAGCGACTCATTGGGAAGTTGCAGGCGATAGCGGTAATATGAAGATTCACTCCTTCTGTCCCGTTTGTGGAACCCCAGTTTATCTACGTTTTGTAGCGATGCCGGACTTGATTGCAATCCATGCGGCGAGTTTAGATGAGCCTAGTCGCTTTGCACCACATGCACTTACTTACAAAGTTCGCGGGTTGGCTTGGGATTTAATCGATCCTTCGTTAAAGGCATTCGAGAAAATGCCGACTGGTTGA
- a CDS encoding nucleotidyltransferase domain-containing protein, whose amino-acid sequence MKYKNTMEKIDRFIEKVNDLASSSQVIEGVAVAGSFISKELDEYSDIDFVIVLKDGILYERKEMVDFARNFGPLLSAFTGEHVGERRLLICLYENPFLHVDFKFIQLSELKDRIENPIFIYKNNKRISAILESTKSQWPNPDFQWIEDRFWVWVHYAGTKLGRGEYFETIDFLSFIRNTVLGPFLHLKYKSLPRGVRKLEFIIDPSDLEKLKSTIPNYDFRSIKDSILNSVKLYQELRLALYSSEIKNLSEAENYSLDYLNNIVK is encoded by the coding sequence TTGAAATATAAAAATACGATGGAGAAGATAGATCGATTTATTGAAAAGGTAAACGACCTTGCGTCGAGTAGCCAAGTAATTGAAGGTGTCGCAGTAGCCGGTTCATTCATTTCCAAAGAACTGGACGAATATTCTGACATTGATTTCGTTATAGTGCTGAAAGATGGAATTCTATATGAACGAAAGGAGATGGTTGATTTCGCAAGAAATTTCGGCCCTTTGCTATCAGCCTTTACAGGTGAACATGTCGGGGAAAGAAGACTATTAATTTGTCTGTATGAGAATCCATTTCTTCATGTTGATTTTAAGTTTATTCAGCTTTCCGAACTAAAAGACCGAATTGAAAATCCAATTTTCATCTACAAAAATAATAAACGGATCTCAGCCATCCTTGAATCAACAAAATCACAATGGCCAAATCCAGACTTTCAATGGATAGAGGATCGATTTTGGGTTTGGGTACATTATGCCGGCACGAAATTAGGAAGAGGAGAGTATTTTGAGACGATTGATTTTTTATCATTCATTAGAAATACAGTTTTAGGTCCTTTTCTTCATCTTAAATATAAGTCCCTACCTCGGGGAGTTAGAAAACTAGAATTTATTATTGATCCAAGCGATCTCGAAAAACTAAAATCGACAATTCCAAACTATGACTTTAGATCCATTAAAGACAGCATACTAAATTCAGTTAAGCTATACCAAGAATTAAGATTAGCACTTTATAGTTCTGAAATTAAAAACTTATCCGAAGCTGAGAATTACTCATTGGACTATTTAAATAATATAGTTAAATGA
- a CDS encoding dihydrofolate reductase family protein, producing the protein MRKLIMWNVVTLDGYFEGEKNWDLSFHELVWGKELEEFSLVQLKSADMLVFGATTYKGMAEYWTKAAEDPTEGEVAKFMNEIQKVVCSSTLKTADWNNTTIVRNAAVEIPKLKQQGDGDMFVFGSGNLSESLLKAELFDEIRLCIAPVFLGKGKLLFSQGIPHKKLKLLESRLLSTGGILLQYAPGE; encoded by the coding sequence ATGAGAAAGCTAATAATGTGGAATGTAGTCACCCTGGATGGATATTTTGAGGGCGAGAAAAACTGGGACCTCAGTTTTCACGAACTTGTCTGGGGTAAAGAGCTTGAGGAGTTCAGCCTCGTTCAATTGAAATCGGCCGACATGCTTGTGTTCGGCGCGACTACATACAAAGGTATGGCGGAATACTGGACCAAGGCGGCAGAAGATCCGACGGAAGGAGAAGTCGCCAAATTTATGAATGAGATCCAAAAGGTAGTCTGTTCATCAACACTCAAAACAGCCGACTGGAATAATACGACAATCGTACGAAATGCTGCAGTCGAAATTCCTAAATTAAAACAGCAAGGCGACGGCGATATGTTTGTATTCGGTAGCGGTAATTTATCTGAATCTTTATTGAAAGCAGAGTTATTTGATGAGATTCGCCTATGCATTGCGCCAGTATTTTTAGGAAAGGGAAAACTTTTATTCAGTCAAGGAATTCCTCATAAAAAACTTAAACTACTCGAATCTCGTCTACTTTCTACAGGCGGTATCCTTCTTCAATACGCTCCAGGTGAATAG
- a CDS encoding alpha/beta hydrolase, producing MNWEQNYHLEDGTFVGAGDVSIYYRAYRAKEANNPRTLVVHHGIGEHGKRYDNLLEALSGKGYNVYLIDARGHGKSGGSKGVVTHFNQFLADLDRLISIAKQKEGVKHVTLMGHSMGALISLFYAGEPSHQASLDRLVLSGLPIAVKTDLVMNIKKGAGSLLAGAFPTLTVPTGLDVNALSRDKSVVEAYKKDPLVHGSVGAYLGDFLLNSKEKALEKATRINFPVYLFHGKEDSIALSVGTEEAFKVIPSSDKSMKIYDGLYHETMNELPADKAKVLGDLVNWLQTH from the coding sequence ATGAATTGGGAACAAAACTACCATCTGGAAGACGGAACCTTTGTAGGAGCAGGCGATGTATCCATCTACTATAGAGCCTACCGTGCAAAAGAAGCAAACAATCCAAGGACTTTAGTAGTCCATCACGGAATCGGGGAACACGGAAAAAGATACGACAACCTACTCGAAGCACTTTCCGGAAAAGGATATAATGTTTATCTAATAGATGCCCGTGGCCACGGAAAATCCGGCGGAAGCAAAGGAGTAGTCACTCATTTTAACCAATTTTTAGCGGACCTGGACAGATTGATCAGCATCGCCAAACAAAAAGAGGGAGTGAAACATGTTACTCTAATGGGACATTCCATGGGGGCCTTGATCTCTTTGTTTTATGCAGGAGAACCTTCTCACCAAGCAAGCTTGGATAGACTTGTGCTGAGCGGGCTACCAATCGCAGTAAAAACAGACCTAGTCATGAATATTAAAAAAGGAGCAGGAAGTTTACTGGCAGGAGCTTTCCCCACTCTGACTGTTCCAACCGGATTAGATGTGAATGCTCTATCCAGAGATAAGTCCGTTGTAGAAGCTTATAAAAAAGATCCTTTAGTTCACGGTTCTGTTGGCGCTTACTTAGGAGATTTCCTTTTGAACTCTAAAGAAAAAGCTTTGGAGAAAGCAACTCGTATCAACTTCCCAGTTTATCTATTCCATGGAAAAGAAGATTCAATCGCACTTTCAGTAGGAACGGAAGAAGCTTTCAAAGTTATACCTTCTTCGGACAAATCTATGAAAATTTACGATGGCCTATATCACGAAACCATGAATGAACTTCCGGCGGACAAGGCAAAAGTTTTGGGCGATCTGGTGAACTGGTTACAGACTCATTGA
- a CDS encoding PA0069 family radical SAM protein, whose translation MNSKKRGTEELPPSRFDKIQREVWLEDRLDLGGESSPSTQFFWEDSKSVLTRNKSPDIPFDASINPYRGCEHGCIYCFARPNHSYVDLSPGLDFETKIFVKKEPAKLLTEELRKKKQALAPITIGTATDPYQPGERIYKNTRSLLEVLLEFKQPAVIITKSSLIQRDTDILSEMGKLGILKVFLSVTTLDKELWSKLEPRAPAPARRMETLRKLTDVGIPTGVLFAPVIPFINDFEMENLIEQASLSGAEAAGMVFVRLPFEVAPLFEDWLTRHFPLKKEKVLKVISEARGGKLYKATWGERMRGEGNYAELLQKRFSICAKRFGLTKRRELRTDLFAVPSRYLLKKKKQEEFLPGLFPE comes from the coding sequence ATGAATTCTAAGAAAAGAGGCACGGAAGAATTGCCTCCCAGCAGATTCGATAAGATCCAAAGGGAAGTCTGGCTGGAAGACCGGTTGGATTTAGGGGGGGAAAGTTCCCCTTCTACCCAATTCTTTTGGGAAGATTCCAAATCAGTTCTTACCCGTAACAAATCGCCGGATATTCCGTTCGATGCCAGTATCAATCCCTATAGAGGTTGCGAGCATGGATGTATTTATTGTTTCGCAAGACCAAATCATTCTTATGTGGACCTTTCTCCTGGATTGGACTTCGAAACAAAAATATTCGTTAAAAAAGAACCGGCCAAACTTTTAACGGAAGAATTAAGAAAGAAAAAACAGGCGCTCGCGCCAATCACGATAGGAACCGCCACGGATCCATATCAGCCGGGAGAAAGAATCTACAAAAACACAAGATCTCTCCTGGAAGTCCTGTTGGAATTCAAACAACCGGCTGTAATAATCACCAAATCATCTTTAATCCAAAGAGATACGGACATTCTTTCTGAAATGGGAAAATTAGGAATTTTGAAAGTGTTTCTTTCCGTCACTACTTTGGATAAGGAACTTTGGTCCAAATTAGAACCTAGGGCCCCTGCTCCTGCAAGAAGAATGGAAACTCTACGTAAACTTACCGATGTTGGAATTCCAACAGGAGTATTATTCGCTCCTGTAATTCCATTTATCAACGATTTTGAAATGGAAAATTTAATAGAACAAGCATCCTTATCAGGTGCAGAAGCCGCCGGGATGGTATTCGTCAGATTACCGTTCGAAGTAGCACCTTTATTCGAAGATTGGCTTACCAGACATTTCCCACTCAAAAAAGAAAAAGTCCTCAAAGTTATTTCAGAAGCAAGAGGAGGAAAATTATACAAAGCTACCTGGGGAGAAAGAATGAGAGGAGAAGGAAATTATGCGGAACTTCTCCAAAAAAGATTTTCCATCTGCGCCAAACGATTTGGGCTCACGAAAAGAAGAGAATTAAGGACCGACTTATTCGCAGTCCCTTCTCGTTATCTTTTGAAAAAGAAAAAACAAGAGGAATTCCTACCGGGACTTTTTCCGGAATAA
- a CDS encoding glutathione S-transferase family protein: MSDLKLVIGNKNISSWSFRPWILLTQFGIPFEEISLKLFTPEYAAIIDKYSPSKKVPVLNDGDLRVWDSLSIAEYLAEKYAEKELWPKDQAARAKARSVTAEMHSGFTGLRSNLSMNFHGRKPDFSIPEDAKKDIDRIQTLWEECLSSYGGPFLFGKNFSIADAFYAPVVSRFITYGVKLGPKASEYVQTISNLPSYKSWGEGAKLEIN, from the coding sequence ATGAGCGATCTCAAACTTGTAATCGGAAATAAAAACATATCTTCCTGGTCTTTCCGCCCATGGATCCTACTCACTCAATTCGGAATCCCTTTCGAAGAGATCTCCTTAAAACTATTCACACCTGAATATGCAGCCATAATCGATAAGTATTCCCCCTCTAAAAAAGTACCTGTCCTCAACGACGGAGACTTGAGAGTTTGGGACAGCCTTAGCATTGCGGAATATTTGGCAGAAAAATATGCGGAGAAGGAACTCTGGCCCAAAGATCAGGCCGCAAGAGCCAAGGCAAGATCTGTAACTGCAGAAATGCATTCCGGTTTCACCGGCCTAAGATCTAATTTAAGTATGAATTTTCATGGCAGAAAGCCGGACTTCTCTATTCCGGAAGATGCGAAGAAGGACATAGATAGGATCCAAACACTTTGGGAAGAATGTTTGAGTTCCTACGGCGGGCCATTTTTGTTCGGCAAAAACTTCTCCATTGCAGATGCATTCTACGCGCCGGTAGTTTCCAGATTCATAACCTACGGAGTAAAATTAGGGCCTAAGGCTAGTGAATACGTGCAAACCATCTCTAATTTACCTTCTTACAAATCCTGGGGAGAAGGAGCAAAATTAGAGATCAACTAA
- a CDS encoding PAS domain-containing protein: protein MPDILLICDSSGRILHVNENGRKILSIPSIESAKSMSLTDFLSETDQKYFETVILPNVSKSGEFEGRGLHLMKKDGSFLQTKQHAYLMPEMSYLFVFTEDKESEAGKKEALYKAFQQSQNGMFLTDKEGVILAVNKQFEKISGLKENELIGKTPKAFQSGVGASKTFYDEFWESVLQGSVSIANSNLKTGFVKDWKQNVLPIKDRNGEVSSFLSTILANPEPSEQGEAKNNLDFAKSPSDTFKKHEGMDREVLIGILRDKTKLTKKETEICAGIASGKDKSRISEDLGIHPGTMKNHLKSIYRKTIDLEKEIPGPERDKLQRLTIYLFRLLGE, encoded by the coding sequence ATGCCCGATATTTTGTTAATTTGTGATTCGAGCGGAAGGATCCTTCATGTTAATGAAAATGGAAGGAAGATCCTTAGCATTCCCTCTATAGAATCGGCTAAGAGTATGAGCCTTACCGATTTTCTTTCCGAAACGGATCAAAAATATTTCGAAACTGTTATACTACCTAATGTAAGCAAGTCAGGCGAGTTTGAAGGAAGAGGACTTCATTTAATGAAGAAGGACGGAAGTTTCCTCCAGACAAAACAGCATGCTTATCTAATGCCAGAGATGTCTTATCTATTCGTATTTACGGAAGACAAAGAATCAGAAGCGGGAAAGAAGGAAGCATTATACAAAGCGTTCCAACAATCTCAGAACGGAATGTTCTTAACCGATAAAGAAGGTGTGATCCTTGCGGTGAACAAACAGTTCGAAAAAATTTCCGGCTTAAAAGAGAATGAACTCATAGGAAAAACTCCTAAAGCATTCCAATCCGGAGTGGGGGCATCCAAAACTTTTTATGACGAGTTTTGGGAATCGGTTCTCCAAGGCTCGGTATCCATCGCTAACTCGAATCTTAAGACCGGTTTTGTAAAAGATTGGAAACAAAATGTTCTTCCTATTAAAGATCGTAACGGAGAAGTTTCGAGCTTCTTAAGTACGATTCTTGCTAATCCTGAACCTTCAGAGCAGGGAGAAGCAAAGAATAATTTGGATTTTGCAAAATCCCCATCTGATACTTTCAAAAAACATGAAGGTATGGATAGAGAAGTTCTTATCGGAATTTTAAGAGATAAAACAAAACTTACCAAAAAAGAAACAGAGATCTGTGCGGGAATTGCTTCCGGTAAGGATAAGAGTCGGATCAGCGAAGATTTAGGCATCCATCCTGGGACTATGAAAAACCATCTCAAATCGATTTATAGAAAAACTATCGATTTAGAAAAAGAGATCCCAGGCCCGGAAAGAGACAAACTACAAAGACTTACAATTTATCTCTTCCGTTTACTTGGGGAATAA
- the msrA gene encoding peptide-methionine (S)-S-oxide reductase MsrA, which produces MRINLFKLIRLESILIIFIIFSFLNILHSEENPKTETAIFAGGCFWCMEGPFEKLPGVISVISGYTGGKEKNPTYEDVGYGRTGHRESVLITFDPKKIDYAKLLDTYWRQIDPTDSGGQFADRGNQYRAAIYYKNEAQKKLAQEFKDKIGASRKFSSPIAVEILPASEFYPAEEYHQDYYKKNPSHYKQYRKGSGREDYVKEVWGTKSD; this is translated from the coding sequence ATGAGAATAAATTTGTTCAAACTTATAAGATTAGAATCCATACTTATAATATTCATAATATTTAGTTTTTTGAATATTCTTCATTCCGAAGAAAATCCGAAAACCGAAACAGCCATTTTTGCAGGAGGATGTTTTTGGTGTATGGAAGGGCCTTTCGAAAAACTACCCGGTGTCATATCCGTAATCTCGGGATATACAGGCGGAAAAGAGAAAAATCCCACTTATGAAGACGTGGGTTACGGAAGAACAGGACATAGAGAATCCGTATTGATCACCTTTGATCCGAAAAAGATCGATTACGCAAAACTTTTGGATACGTATTGGAGACAAATAGATCCTACAGATTCAGGAGGACAATTCGCAGATAGAGGCAACCAATACAGAGCTGCCATTTATTATAAGAATGAAGCGCAAAAAAAATTAGCCCAGGAATTTAAAGATAAGATAGGAGCTTCTAGGAAATTTTCTTCTCCTATCGCAGTGGAAATTTTGCCTGCATCAGAATTTTATCCAGCGGAAGAATACCACCAGGACTATTATAAGAAGAACCCTAGTCATTATAAACAATATAGAAAGGGTTCCGGAAGAGAGGATTATGTGAAAGAAGTTTGGGGCACGAAGTCGGATTGA